In one Nostoc sp. KVJ3 genomic region, the following are encoded:
- a CDS encoding HlyD family secretion protein: MTQIQTDPQNDSQKPDEAVKEREPAQAEQPTKPNSVEEKEKQKPWQKIPKPIWVIGAVLLLAGVGYGVYRLFFYSPDAPALSLSGRIEGYETDVSAKIGGRVAQVSAREGDTVKPGQILVQIDDSDLRAQLQGAIARVRAAEERLQSARQQLPVLQAQLKQASLTTNQSTQDSQGRILEAVNAVDQARSNLAEAQANSVQAQSKQRRTSRLYAEGAVAAQQLDDDNAILGANQAKVSAAQQQVKSAGGRLTQAQATQQNTPIRAAAELQVQKQIDQAKTDTAVSQHEVRDALATQAQIQANLNYLVIKSPIAGDVITRSIEPGEVVAAGAPLLTLVNQQKLYLRGFVEEGKIGQVKLGQSAQVYLDSFPGQPLEATISRIDPKASFTPENTYFKKDRVTQVFGVELTLNNNAQGKAKQGMPADGRILLPESKPKRSSTLMPDQEAGEQGAGSRGERYALSPAKRVSSP; encoded by the coding sequence ATGACGCAAATCCAAACTGATCCGCAAAATGACTCGCAGAAACCTGACGAAGCTGTTAAGGAGCGCGAACCCGCCCAAGCAGAGCAGCCTACTAAACCTAACTCTGTAGAAGAGAAAGAGAAACAGAAACCCTGGCAGAAGATTCCTAAACCGATTTGGGTCATTGGTGCCGTCTTACTGCTAGCAGGGGTGGGATATGGCGTTTACCGTTTGTTTTTTTACAGTCCTGATGCCCCAGCACTATCTCTGAGTGGACGGATTGAAGGCTACGAAACTGATGTCTCTGCCAAGATTGGTGGTCGAGTTGCCCAAGTCTCTGCGCGAGAAGGCGATACTGTAAAACCCGGTCAAATCCTCGTACAAATTGATGATTCTGACTTACGCGCTCAGTTGCAGGGAGCGATCGCACGAGTGCGTGCTGCCGAAGAACGATTGCAGAGTGCCCGTCAACAATTGCCTGTATTGCAAGCACAGCTTAAACAAGCCAGCTTAACGACCAACCAATCTACTCAAGACAGTCAGGGGCGTATACTAGAAGCAGTGAATGCAGTTGATCAGGCGCGTTCTAATTTAGCTGAAGCTCAAGCTAATTCAGTGCAGGCACAGTCAAAACAACGCCGTACTAGCCGACTGTATGCCGAAGGAGCAGTAGCAGCACAGCAGCTTGATGATGATAATGCTATTTTGGGCGCGAACCAGGCGAAGGTTTCTGCGGCTCAACAGCAGGTAAAGTCAGCCGGCGGACGACTTACTCAAGCACAGGCAACGCAACAGAACACGCCGATTCGTGCAGCGGCGGAACTTCAGGTGCAGAAACAGATTGACCAAGCCAAGACTGACACTGCGGTATCGCAGCACGAAGTCCGGGATGCTTTAGCAACCCAAGCACAGATTCAGGCAAATTTGAATTATCTGGTGATTAAGAGTCCGATCGCGGGAGATGTAATTACGCGATCGATAGAACCAGGCGAAGTTGTTGCCGCAGGCGCACCGCTCTTGACACTGGTAAATCAGCAGAAGCTTTACCTGCGTGGCTTTGTCGAAGAAGGGAAAATCGGTCAGGTCAAACTGGGACAATCGGCACAGGTCTATCTTGATTCGTTTCCCGGTCAGCCGTTGGAAGCAACGATCAGCCGGATTGATCCCAAAGCAAGCTTTACTCCAGAGAACACCTATTTCAAGAAAGACCGGGTGACGCAGGTATTTGGTGTCGAACTCACTCTCAACAACAACGCACAGGGAAAAGCAAAGCAAGGGATGCCTGCGGACGGGCGGATTCTTCTACCAGAATCTAAGCCGAAGCGATCGTCTACGCTGATGCCTGACCAAGAGGCAGGGGAGCAGGGGGCAGGGAGCAGGGGAGAAAGATACGCTCTTTCCCCTGCAAAAAGGGTTTCAAGCCCCTAA
- a CDS encoding cation-translocating P-type ATPase → MEKAFKELGDRYLAHTEHLHNDWILLREYPLSPHLLAMSHVWQSADGKEYEIVAKGAPEAIADLCHFTPQQQRIMATQISEMANQGLRVLGVAKASLVDAPPRFLPPHPSLNPNHLPDEQHDFPFQFIGLVGLSDPVRPNVAAAIQECYTAGIRVVMITGDYPGTAQTIARQIGLMQMGAILTGAELDLMSDAELEQRIQSTNIFARAVPEQKLRLVNALKSKGEVVAMTGDGVNDAPALKSAQIGIAMGQRGTDVARESAALVLLDDDFSSIVQAVKLGRRIFDNLRKAMAYLLAIHIPIAGMSLIPVLFKLPLVLLPVHVAFLHLIIDPACSIVLEAEPAEARVMQRPPRNPKEPLFGRKTLGLAVLQGVGILVIVLVIFIVALYRRQGELDARALTFTTLILANLGLILSEGSSSRLSLKILKSPNNALWWVIGGGLAFLAIVLYVPFLRQLFSFSFLHPIDLAICLGGGAIALLWFEQLKFLNRPQRVIQSKSKKPIQENL, encoded by the coding sequence ATGGAGAAAGCATTTAAGGAATTAGGCGATCGCTATCTCGCACATACCGAACATCTGCACAACGATTGGATACTGTTGCGAGAATATCCGCTCTCACCGCATCTATTGGCAATGTCTCACGTTTGGCAGTCAGCCGATGGCAAGGAGTATGAAATTGTAGCCAAAGGAGCGCCGGAAGCGATCGCGGATCTCTGTCATTTCACACCTCAACAGCAGAGAATTATGGCAACCCAAATCAGTGAAATGGCCAATCAAGGATTGCGTGTGTTAGGCGTTGCCAAAGCCTCTCTTGTTGATGCGCCACCGCGATTTTTACCGCCTCATCCGTCCCTTAATCCAAATCATTTACCCGATGAGCAACATGACTTTCCTTTTCAATTTATCGGATTAGTTGGACTGTCCGATCCAGTGCGTCCAAATGTTGCGGCGGCAATTCAAGAATGTTATACCGCAGGTATTCGAGTAGTTATGATTACGGGTGATTATCCCGGAACGGCTCAAACTATTGCCCGTCAGATTGGATTGATGCAAATGGGAGCCATTCTGACGGGAGCAGAATTGGATCTCATGAGTGACGCTGAACTCGAACAACGGATTCAAAGTACAAATATCTTTGCACGAGCCGTTCCCGAACAAAAATTACGCTTGGTTAATGCTTTGAAATCCAAGGGAGAAGTCGTTGCCATGACTGGGGATGGTGTGAATGATGCCCCGGCTCTCAAATCTGCCCAAATCGGGATTGCGATGGGACAGCGAGGCACAGATGTTGCCCGTGAGTCGGCGGCGTTAGTGTTATTGGATGATGATTTTTCGTCCATTGTGCAAGCGGTGAAATTGGGACGGCGAATTTTTGATAATCTCCGTAAAGCAATGGCATATCTGCTAGCGATTCACATTCCGATCGCTGGGATGTCTTTGATTCCAGTTTTGTTTAAGCTGCCGTTAGTATTACTTCCCGTTCACGTTGCATTTCTGCATTTGATTATTGATCCAGCTTGCTCCATCGTTTTAGAAGCCGAACCCGCAGAAGCAAGGGTGATGCAGCGTCCTCCCCGCAACCCCAAAGAACCATTATTTGGCAGGAAAACTTTGGGTTTGGCAGTGCTGCAAGGGGTGGGGATTTTAGTAATTGTTCTCGTCATCTTTATAGTTGCACTATATCGCAGACAAGGCGAACTTGATGCCCGTGCGTTAACGTTTACGACGTTGATTTTAGCAAATTTAGGACTAATTTTGAGCGAAGGTTCTTCATCGCGCCTCAGCCTCAAAATATTGAAATCTCCCAATAATGCCCTTTGGTGGGTGATTGGTGGGGGACTGGCTTTTCTAGCGATCGTCTTGTATGTCCCGTTCTTGCGTCAATTGTTTAGCTTCTCCTTCTTACACCCAATCGACTTGGCAATTTGTTTGGGGGGTGGTGCGATCGCTCTGCTTTGGTTTGAACAGTTAAAGTTTCTCAATCGACCCCAACGAGTTATTCAATCTAAATCAAAAAAACCTATCCAAGAAAATCTCTAA
- a CDS encoding cation-transporting P-type ATPase codes for MVSTVDLNTVDGLSEQEAYGLPSATAIARLKQDGYNELPSARSRSILSFAWETVQDPIFLLLVGGGIIYWILGDLQEALILLGFVFFITGISLYQEGKTEHALEALRDLSSPRALVIRDGERKRIAGREVVRGDVLVLAEGDSLSETLRERVPADAMVLSCTNLSTDESLLTGESLPVRKIAAAGTVEMARPGGDELPFVYSGTLVVQGQRIAQVQAVGAQTEIVLHSGKSERSF; via the coding sequence ATGGTTTCCACCGTCGATCTCAATACCGTGGATGGCTTATCTGAGCAAGAGGCGTACGGCTTGCCGTCTGCGACAGCAATCGCTCGGCTCAAACAGGATGGCTACAATGAACTCCCCTCGGCTCGCTCTCGCAGTATTTTATCGTTCGCTTGGGAAACCGTTCAAGATCCGATCTTCCTCTTGCTAGTCGGTGGTGGTATCATCTATTGGATTTTAGGCGATCTACAAGAAGCCCTGATTTTGCTGGGTTTCGTCTTCTTCATTACCGGGATTAGCCTTTACCAGGAAGGGAAGACTGAACACGCCCTAGAAGCCTTGCGCGACCTTTCCAGTCCTCGCGCCTTGGTGATTCGGGATGGTGAGCGAAAACGGATTGCAGGGCGAGAAGTCGTTCGGGGAGATGTCTTAGTGTTAGCAGAAGGCGATTCTCTTTCAGAGACGCTCCGCGAACGCGTTCCTGCCGATGCAATGGTACTATCTTGCACAAATCTCTCAACCGATGAGTCTTTATTAACCGGGGAATCACTACCTGTTCGCAAAATTGCCGCCGCCGGTACCGTGGAAATGGCACGTCCAGGGGGAGATGAGTTGCCATTTGTATATTCTGGAACCTTGGTGGTTCAGGGACAGAGAATTGCTCAAGTCCAAGCGGTGGGCGCTCAAACAGAGATAGTTCTGCATTCTGGCAAGTCAGAGAGATCCTTTTGA
- a CDS encoding pyridoxamine 5'-phosphate oxidase family protein, producing MLDIDEMSSKEIHELLHQVGYGHLGCVHEGKPYVMPMYYYLEEEDIYLFTTVGMKTHDIDANPEICLQVEEIHSPLHWRSVIVNGRASRLTEHSDIDRAMHLIKERNPTLSPAINRTWIDAEGHSEAIAIYRIHESEISGRTTDGVSSQQEPI from the coding sequence ATGTTAGATATTGATGAAATGAGTTCAAAAGAAATACACGAACTACTACACCAAGTAGGATACGGTCATCTTGGCTGCGTACACGAGGGCAAACCCTACGTGATGCCAATGTATTATTATCTCGAAGAAGAGGACATTTACCTGTTTACAACGGTGGGCATGAAGACTCATGATATTGACGCGAATCCAGAAATCTGCCTACAGGTTGAAGAAATTCACAGCCCCCTTCATTGGCGCAGCGTGATTGTGAATGGTCGAGCCTCGCGCCTCACCGAGCATTCAGACATCGATCGCGCAATGCACTTGATCAAAGAGCGCAATCCAACGCTGTCACCTGCGATCAATAGAACTTGGATTGATGCTGAGGGACATTCAGAAGCGATCGCAATCTACCGCATCCACGAGAGTGAGATAAGTGGACGCACCACTGATGGAGTTAGCAGTCAGCAAGAACCAATCTAA
- a CDS encoding Crp/Fnr family transcriptional regulator, with translation MLSPVLTVSIFQKQSDPKVFSAGQVIFEEGQPGGEMYGILEGEVDILVNGKIVETIETGEVFDVGVLVGVTNRTYTAIAKVDTKLVFLNEEEFLFAVQETPMFAVEVMKSYSKRLSRLQHLV, from the coding sequence ATGCTAAGTCCTGTATTAACAGTCAGTATCTTTCAAAAACAATCCGACCCTAAAGTATTTTCAGCAGGCCAAGTCATCTTTGAAGAAGGACAGCCTGGTGGTGAAATGTATGGGATTCTCGAAGGAGAGGTAGATATATTAGTCAATGGCAAGATTGTAGAAACCATTGAGACGGGTGAAGTTTTTGATGTCGGGGTACTTGTAGGAGTTACAAATAGAACTTATACAGCGATCGCCAAGGTAGATACCAAACTGGTTTTCCTTAATGAGGAAGAGTTTCTCTTTGCCGTTCAGGAAACACCCATGTTTGCCGTAGAGGTGATGAAAAGTTACTCAAAGCGTCTGAGTCGCTTGCAGCATCTGGTCTAA
- a CDS encoding NF041680 family putative transposase — translation MKRARLEEFRQAVYKYLGRAHDATFELTDAILLTRNVYCLAELSLSPVFRRKWPSIYEALQDSRPQRQKLMQLYIKQIPAEGRPLLAGDHTNWSRPDAVRLQERTYEHSGTSIAGNKPITIGQGYSTIAWIPENEGSWALPLRHERITSAESPIGKAIWQLKQVCKYLPTRPISVWDSEYGCAPFILKTANIPADILVRLRSNLCLWGEPKAYSGKGRPKKHGDKFKLNEPTTWNEATSVLEINDPKLGRVRVSLWKDLHFRQAATRPMLIIRVERLDAQGNMRVSKPLWLAWVGEEMPPLEEVWCLYLRRFTIDHWYRFLKQRLHWTVPNFGTPKQSERWSDLMPLMTWELWLARDIVTDNPLPWQKSLDKLTPGRVAQAIGGVFAAIGTPTSAPKPRGKSPGWQQGKKRHRKNRCPIVKKTVARPPKEPSVAV, via the coding sequence ATGAAACGTGCCAGATTAGAAGAATTCCGTCAAGCAGTCTACAAATATTTAGGCAGAGCACACGATGCAACTTTTGAGTTGACAGATGCCATATTGCTAACTAGAAATGTTTATTGCCTAGCAGAATTGTCCCTATCGCCAGTATTTAGAAGGAAGTGGCCAAGTATCTATGAGGCACTACAAGATAGTAGGCCACAGCGACAGAAATTGATGCAGCTATATATCAAACAAATCCCCGCAGAGGGACGACCATTGTTAGCAGGAGATCACACAAACTGGTCACGCCCAGATGCCGTCAGGTTGCAAGAGCGAACTTATGAGCATAGTGGCACATCCATAGCAGGAAATAAACCGATTACCATTGGTCAAGGATATAGCACAATTGCCTGGATACCTGAAAATGAGGGAAGTTGGGCATTACCATTAAGACATGAACGGATCACAAGTGCCGAAAGTCCTATTGGGAAAGCAATTTGGCAACTCAAACAGGTGTGTAAATATTTGCCTACCAGACCGATTTCAGTTTGGGATAGTGAATATGGTTGTGCGCCTTTTATCTTAAAAACTGCGAATATTCCAGCAGATATTCTCGTTCGGTTGCGTTCAAATCTGTGTTTATGGGGTGAACCAAAAGCTTATTCGGGAAAGGGGCGACCTAAAAAGCATGGTGATAAATTTAAACTGAATGAGCCCACAACATGGAATGAAGCAACATCTGTATTAGAAATAAATGACCCAAAATTAGGACGTGTGCGTGTGAGCTTGTGGAAAGATTTACACTTCCGTCAGGCTGCTACACGTCCAATGTTAATCATCAGAGTTGAACGTCTGGACGCGCAAGGTAACATGAGAGTGTCCAAACCTTTGTGGTTGGCTTGGGTAGGAGAAGAAATGCCACCCTTAGAAGAAGTTTGGTGTCTTTACTTGCGTCGCTTTACCATTGACCACTGGTATCGCTTTTTGAAGCAGCGTCTACATTGGACTGTACCAAACTTTGGTACTCCTAAGCAAAGTGAACGGTGGAGTGACCTCATGCCTCTGATGACTTGGGAATTGTGGTTAGCCCGCGATATCGTTACTGACAATCCTTTACCTTGGCAGAAGTCTCTAGATAAATTGACCCCTGGAAGAGTTGCTCAAGCTATAGGTGGAGTTTTTGCGGCCATTGGTACTCCCACCTCTGCACCCAAACCTCGCGGAAAGTCTCCCGGTTGGCAACAAGGAAAGAAGCGTCACCGTAAAAACCGATGTCCCATTGTTAAAAAAACAGTAGCACGACCACCTAAAGAACCATCTGTTGCTGTTTAA
- the rnhA gene encoding ribonuclease HI translates to MSTQTTIQSIYTDGACTGNPGPGGWGVVVYFNDGSIHEMGDASPHTTNNKMEMQAAIAALQFLQTSQQTEPITLHTDSEYLINCVTKWVKGWKKKGWKKSDGKPVQNQELLETLDELNTQQVKWQHVRGHSGNIGNERCDAIARTYASGKIPSLQQSTPTNFYKSLPSTNELNVAKVADYEKNSRIINQSPQEISTSAPQITVMEPSTGPSAAAIEEKPPEMRVLQLRSLVETLRIADEISEKGYLITSSELADLMDVHASAVTSRGDQWRWRNWIVSRVRREGNQILWELERGDRVGSEEE, encoded by the coding sequence ATGTCCACTCAAACCACAATCCAAAGCATATACACCGATGGCGCTTGCACCGGGAACCCTGGCCCAGGCGGTTGGGGAGTTGTTGTTTACTTCAACGATGGCTCAATCCACGAAATGGGCGATGCATCCCCTCATACCACTAATAATAAAATGGAAATGCAAGCTGCGATCGCAGCCCTCCAATTCCTACAAACATCTCAACAAACTGAACCAATTACCCTCCATACCGATAGCGAATACCTGATTAACTGCGTTACCAAGTGGGTGAAAGGCTGGAAAAAGAAAGGCTGGAAAAAGTCAGATGGTAAACCCGTCCAAAATCAAGAGCTTTTAGAAACTCTTGATGAACTCAATACCCAACAGGTAAAATGGCAACACGTTAGGGGACATTCTGGTAACATAGGTAACGAACGTTGTGATGCGATCGCTCGCACCTATGCTAGTGGCAAAATCCCTTCTCTACAACAATCAACTCCCACAAATTTTTATAAATCTTTACCTTCCACAAATGAACTAAATGTAGCAAAAGTAGCTGATTATGAAAAAAACTCTCGAATAATTAACCAAAGTCCGCAAGAAATCAGTACTTCTGCACCACAAATAACCGTTATGGAACCATCAACTGGGCCAAGTGCGGCCGCAATCGAAGAAAAACCTCCAGAAATGAGGGTTTTACAACTCCGCAGCTTGGTCGAAACTCTGCGTATCGCTGACGAAATTTCAGAAAAAGGCTACTTAATTACCAGTTCTGAGTTAGCAGACTTGATGGATGTCCACGCCAGCGCTGTCACCAGTAGGGGAGATCAATGGCGCTGGCGAAACTGGATAGTGTCACGGGTACGCCGTGAAGGAAATCAAATTCTTTGGGAACTAGAACGCGGGGATCGAGTGGGAAGTGAAGAAGAGTAG
- the cruG gene encoding 2'-O-glycosyltransferase CruG, with product MTTVDNALILESAISLLFLLIQVPATAILFSRLLKGPRRLRPIKPQQPTPELLGKVSVVVPTLNEALRISPLLAGLSQQSYEVREIIVVDSNSSDGTPDLVKATQQKDPRFRLMTDDPLPSGWVGRPWALHNGFLYSSEGSQWFLGLDADIQPHRGLVAGLVKIAEAQGYDLVSLSPQFILKYPGECWLQPALLMTLLYRFDPAGINAEQPERVMANGQCFLCRRSVLAAVGGYSSASGSFCDDVTLARNIAAQGYKVGFLDGAKVLKVRMYEGAMETWKEWGRSLDLKDATSRSQLWGDLWLLTSVQGLPLLILLTFLLISPPLSYLLQTRLIASLPIPLLLVLGLNLFLVVIRFAMLIAIAPSYDRKSAKGGWLFWLSPLADPLAVLRIFLSAFHKPREWRGRKYV from the coding sequence TTGACAACAGTAGACAACGCTTTAATATTAGAAAGTGCCATATCCCTTTTATTCCTACTTATCCAAGTACCAGCAACGGCGATTCTGTTTTCGCGTTTGCTAAAGGGGCCAAGACGGCTGCGACCAATAAAACCACAACAGCCAACACCGGAGCTTTTGGGTAAGGTTAGTGTTGTCGTTCCCACATTGAACGAAGCGCTTCGTATTAGCCCTCTGTTAGCTGGTTTAAGTCAGCAAAGCTATGAAGTTCGGGAAATTATTGTTGTAGATAGCAACTCCAGTGATGGTACACCAGACTTAGTAAAAGCGACACAGCAAAAAGATCCGCGTTTTCGTCTGATGACGGACGATCCTTTACCCTCTGGTTGGGTGGGGCGACCTTGGGCGTTGCATAACGGTTTTCTATATAGTTCTGAGGGTAGTCAGTGGTTTTTAGGGCTAGATGCTGATATTCAACCCCATCGTGGCTTAGTTGCGGGTTTGGTGAAGATAGCCGAAGCACAAGGCTACGACTTAGTTTCCCTTTCACCTCAGTTTATCCTCAAATATCCAGGGGAGTGCTGGCTACAACCAGCTTTGTTGATGACTCTGCTTTACCGATTTGATCCTGCTGGGATCAATGCAGAGCAGCCTGAACGGGTGATGGCAAATGGGCAGTGTTTTTTGTGTCGCCGCTCCGTTTTAGCTGCTGTGGGTGGCTATAGCAGTGCGAGTGGTTCTTTTTGTGATGATGTCACATTGGCACGAAATATTGCTGCTCAAGGTTATAAAGTGGGCTTTTTAGATGGCGCAAAAGTGCTGAAAGTAAGGATGTATGAAGGGGCGATGGAGACGTGGAAGGAATGGGGGCGGAGTCTCGATCTTAAAGATGCAACTTCTCGATCGCAGTTGTGGGGAGATTTATGGCTACTCACATCTGTTCAAGGTTTACCCCTTTTAATTCTCCTCACTTTTTTATTGATTTCTCCCCCACTCTCGTACTTGCTACAGACGCGATTAATCGCGTCTCTACCCATTCCCCTACTTCTTGTGCTGGGACTGAATTTATTCTTGGTGGTGATTCGCTTTGCGATGCTAATTGCGATCGCACCTTCTTACGATCGCAAAAGTGCTAAAGGCGGCTGGTTATTCTGGCTTTCCCCTTTAGCCGATCCCCTAGCTGTCCTGCGAATCTTCTTATCTGCGTTCCACAAGCCACGCGAGTGGCGAGGACGCAAGTATGTATAG